Proteins encoded in a region of the Streptomyces akebiae genome:
- a CDS encoding GNAT family N-acetyltransferase has protein sequence MADWNIRPASATDVEPVAELRAVVMRPDLERLGRYDPDRVRRRFRDAFDPAHTWIIEVADTFAGCVALRPAADAHWLEHFYLAPRLQGTGIGTAVLGTLLTRCDHDGVPVRLNVLQGSPARRLYERHGFHVETEDPVDVFMVRTPPRPAGPLPLPPPSK, from the coding sequence ATGGCTGACTGGAACATACGTCCGGCCTCGGCGACGGACGTCGAGCCCGTCGCCGAGCTGCGCGCCGTGGTCATGCGGCCCGACCTCGAACGCCTCGGCCGCTACGACCCCGACCGCGTCCGCCGCCGCTTCCGCGACGCGTTCGACCCGGCCCACACCTGGATCATCGAGGTCGCCGACACGTTCGCCGGCTGCGTGGCCCTCCGCCCGGCCGCCGACGCGCACTGGCTGGAGCACTTCTACCTCGCCCCCCGCCTCCAGGGCACCGGCATCGGCACAGCCGTCCTCGGCACCCTCCTCACCCGTTGCGACCACGACGGCGTACCGGTCCGCCTGAACGTCCTCCAGGGCAGCCCGGCCAGACGTCTCTACGAGCGTCACGGCTTCCACGTGGAGACCGAGGACCCGGTGGACGTGTTCATGGTCCGCACGCCGCCCCGGCCGGCAGGCCCGCTCCCACTCCCACCGCCGTCGAAATAG
- the cpt gene encoding chloramphenicol phosphotransferase CPT, with amino-acid sequence MTTQMIILNGGSSSGKSGIVRCLQAELPDQWLTFGVDSLIDAMPARMQTSEGGLDISADGAVAVGADFRALEQAWARGIVAMARAGARIIVDDVFLGGAASQQRWQKLFDDQYGRSDHDGHDRRSDHDGPLGVLWVGVRCDPTAAAAREIARGDRVRGMAVAQADLVHRGVHYDLEVDTTHTESLTCARAIAAHVRRPT; translated from the coding sequence ATGACCACCCAGATGATCATCCTCAACGGCGGTTCCAGCTCGGGCAAGTCCGGCATCGTCCGGTGCTTGCAGGCCGAACTGCCCGACCAGTGGCTCACGTTCGGGGTCGACTCCCTCATCGACGCCATGCCCGCGAGGATGCAGACGTCGGAGGGCGGCCTCGACATCTCCGCCGATGGCGCGGTCGCCGTCGGAGCGGACTTCCGCGCCCTGGAACAGGCCTGGGCCCGGGGCATCGTGGCCATGGCCCGCGCGGGCGCCCGCATCATCGTCGACGACGTCTTCCTCGGCGGAGCCGCCTCCCAGCAGCGCTGGCAGAAGCTTTTCGACGACCAGTACGGCCGGTCCGACCACGACGGCCACGACCGCCGGTCCGACCACGACGGCCCGCTGGGCGTCCTCTGGGTAGGCGTCCGCTGCGACCCCACCGCGGCCGCCGCCCGCGAGATCGCCCGCGGCGACCGGGTCCGGGGCATGGCCGTCGCCCAGGCGGACCTCGTCCACCGGGGCGTCCACTACGACCTGGAGGTCGACACCACCCACACCGAGTCCCTGACCTGCGCCCGCGCGATCGCGGCCCACGTCCGCCGACCCACGTGA
- a CDS encoding sodium:solute symporter family protein — translation MNSLDWAVLIGYFGVMVAIGVWSHKRVDNVSDFFTAGGKMPWWLSGISHHMSGYSAVMFTGYAGIAYTYGVTSFVTWSFPIALGIAIGSKLFAPRINRLRSRLHVASPLEYLKNRYNLGTQQALAWSGMLLKIVDVGAKWAAIATLLSVFTGVSLNQGILITGTITAVYCTIGGLWADALTELGQFVIQLLAGIAMFIAVVAKLGDYGGFFGVWDHPKLDGHAEPLVGPYGTVFLLAFLFIKLFEYNGGMLNQAQRYMATATPHEAERSARLSAALWLVWPLVLFFPMWMSPLLVTSEKGDGSDSYALMTEQLLPHGLLGLVIVGFFSHTMAMCSSDANAIAAVFTRDCAPVIWRRARSWSEGQGLRVARITTVVFLGLSMAAATQVNSPAFKDIITVVIKWVAGLMGPMAIPMMLGLLRPFRRSGPTAALTSWACGLFAFWLVNYPIHWSLDGGVPLQFQVSIPLAVSLVLYIVIGFIKPEDTPERLAIIETINSDGDGDGRGAAGAVAPVPAQGKDASSPSGV, via the coding sequence ATGAATAGTCTCGACTGGGCCGTGCTCATCGGCTACTTCGGTGTGATGGTCGCGATCGGCGTCTGGTCGCACAAGCGCGTGGACAACGTCAGCGACTTCTTCACCGCCGGAGGCAAGATGCCCTGGTGGCTCTCCGGCATCTCGCACCACATGTCGGGCTACAGCGCGGTGATGTTCACCGGCTACGCCGGCATCGCCTACACCTACGGCGTCACGTCCTTCGTGACCTGGTCGTTCCCGATCGCCCTCGGCATCGCCATCGGCTCCAAGCTGTTCGCGCCGCGGATCAACCGGCTGCGCTCACGGCTGCATGTCGCCTCCCCGCTCGAGTACCTGAAGAACCGTTACAACCTGGGCACCCAGCAGGCGTTGGCCTGGTCCGGCATGCTGCTGAAGATCGTGGACGTCGGTGCCAAGTGGGCCGCGATCGCGACCCTGCTGTCGGTCTTCACCGGCGTGTCCCTGAACCAGGGCATCCTGATCACCGGCACGATCACGGCCGTCTACTGCACGATCGGCGGACTCTGGGCCGACGCGCTCACCGAGTTGGGCCAGTTCGTCATCCAGCTCCTCGCCGGTATCGCCATGTTCATCGCCGTGGTGGCGAAACTCGGCGACTACGGCGGCTTCTTCGGCGTGTGGGACCACCCGAAGCTGGACGGCCACGCCGAACCGCTGGTGGGCCCCTACGGCACGGTCTTCCTCCTCGCCTTCCTGTTCATCAAGCTCTTCGAGTACAACGGCGGCATGCTCAACCAGGCCCAGCGCTACATGGCCACGGCGACCCCGCACGAGGCCGAGCGCTCCGCCCGGCTGTCGGCCGCCCTGTGGCTGGTCTGGCCGCTGGTGCTGTTCTTCCCGATGTGGATGTCGCCGCTGCTGGTGACGTCGGAGAAGGGCGACGGCTCCGACTCGTACGCCCTGATGACCGAACAGCTGCTGCCGCACGGGCTGCTGGGCCTCGTCATCGTCGGCTTCTTCTCCCACACGATGGCCATGTGCTCGTCCGACGCGAACGCCATCGCGGCCGTCTTCACCCGGGACTGCGCGCCGGTGATCTGGCGCCGGGCGCGAAGCTGGAGCGAGGGGCAGGGGCTGCGGGTCGCCCGGATCACGACGGTCGTCTTCCTCGGTCTGTCCATGGCGGCGGCGACCCAGGTCAACTCGCCCGCCTTCAAGGACATCATCACCGTCGTCATCAAGTGGGTGGCGGGTCTGATGGGACCCATGGCCATCCCGATGATGCTGGGCCTGCTGCGGCCGTTCCGGCGCTCCGGTCCGACGGCGGCGCTCACCAGCTGGGCGTGCGGGCTGTTCGCCTTCTGGCTGGTGAACTACCCGATCCACTGGAGCCTCGACGGCGGCGTGCCCCTGCAGTTCCAGGTGTCCATCCCGCTGGCCGTCTCGTTGGTCCTGTACATCGTCATCGGCTTCATCAAGCCCGAGGACACTCCCGAGCGGCTCGCGATCATCGAGACGATCAACTCGGACGGCGACGGGGACGGCCGGGGCGCGGCCGGGGCCGTGGCCCCCGTGCCGGCCCAGGGCAAGGACGCGTCCAGCCCCAGCGGGGTCTGA
- a CDS encoding ADP-ribosylglycohydrolase family protein — protein sequence MGATAGAVWGRVEQQDFRSRVRGTLLGAAMGDALGAPVDQLTLAQIGEAYGPEWLTDLASAYGRRGAITDLTQLTLFTVDGLIRAQVRRDTGVWHPPTDLHRAYLRWSATQRDWGPDERRKDDGWLAREEWLYARRDPSLICLLGLGDGTMGTLDAPKNPGASGAEAAARSAPFGLLVGWEPQLVFQLAVECAAQTHGHPVAYLSAGSYAVIVHALARGESLDAAVQKTLVLLAARPGHQPVAEALQQAVTAVRQGTPSPAVVERLSGDGAAAGVLAVAVYCTLVGEDIRQGLCLAVNHGGPSGAAGALTGGLLGALHGETALPPAWLAELEGRPTILVLADDFALEMTQGPALHAPAGAVPGWLTRYPRA from the coding sequence GTGGGTGCGACAGCCGGTGCCGTCTGGGGGCGTGTCGAGCAGCAGGATTTCCGCAGCCGGGTGCGCGGAACGCTGCTGGGCGCGGCCATGGGCGACGCGCTGGGCGCGCCGGTCGACCAGCTCACCCTGGCGCAGATCGGCGAGGCGTACGGCCCGGAGTGGCTGACCGATCTGGCCTCCGCGTACGGCAGACGCGGCGCGATCACCGACCTCACGCAGCTCACCCTGTTCACCGTCGACGGCCTGATCCGCGCCCAGGTGCGCCGGGACACGGGCGTCTGGCACCCGCCGACCGATCTGCACCGGGCGTATCTGCGCTGGTCGGCGACCCAGCGGGACTGGGGGCCCGACGAACGCCGCAAGGACGACGGCTGGCTCGCGCGCGAGGAGTGGCTCTACGCGCGCCGCGACCCCTCCCTGATCTGCCTCCTCGGCCTGGGCGACGGGACCATGGGCACCCTCGACGCCCCCAAGAACCCCGGCGCGTCCGGTGCCGAGGCCGCCGCCCGCTCCGCGCCCTTCGGCCTTCTCGTGGGCTGGGAGCCCCAGTTGGTCTTCCAGCTGGCCGTCGAGTGCGCGGCCCAGACCCACGGTCACCCCGTCGCGTACCTGTCCGCCGGCTCGTACGCCGTCATCGTGCACGCCCTCGCGCGCGGCGAGAGCCTCGACGCCGCCGTCCAGAAGACCCTGGTGCTGCTGGCCGCCCGCCCGGGCCACCAGCCCGTCGCCGAGGCCCTCCAGCAGGCCGTCACCGCCGTCCGCCAGGGCACGCCGTCCCCCGCCGTGGTCGAGCGACTGTCCGGCGACGGCGCGGCCGCCGGGGTACTGGCCGTCGCCGTGTACTGCACCCTCGTCGGCGAGGACATCCGCCAGGGTCTGTGCCTCGCCGTCAACCACGGGGGCCCTTCGGGCGCGGCCGGCGCCCTGACGGGCGGCCTCCTCGGCGCCCTCCACGGGGAGACGGCCCTGCCGCCGGCCTGGCTCGCCGAACTGGAGGGCCGCCCCACCATCCTCGTCCTCGCCGACGACTTCGCCCTGGAAATGACCCAGGGCCCGGCCCTCCACGCCCCCGCCGGAGCGGTCCCAGGCTGGCTGACCCGCTACCCCCGAGCCTGA